One window of Streptomyces sp. SUK 48 genomic DNA carries:
- the glmS gene encoding glutamine--fructose-6-phosphate transaminase (isomerizing), with the protein MCGIVGYIGKRDVAPLLLEGLQRLEYRGYDSAGIVVTSPKASGLKMVKAKGRVRDLEAKVPARFKGTTGIAHTRWATHGAPSDVNAHPHMSADNKVAVVHNGIIDNAADLRRKLEADGVEFLSETDTEVLTHLIARATADKLEDKVRQAVRLIEGTYGIAVLHADFPDRIVVARNGSPVVLGIGEKEMFVASDIAALVMHTRQIVTLDDGEMATLKADDFRTYTTEGTRTTAEPTTVEWEAESYDMGGHDTYMHKEIFEQADAVDRVLRGRIDDRFSTVHLGGLNLDAREARQIRRVKILGCGTSYHAGLIGAQMIEELARIPADAEPASEFRYRNAVVDPDTLYVAVSQSGETYDVLAAVQELKRKGARVFGVVNVVGSAIAREADAGIYVHAGPEVCVVSTKCFTNTTVAFALLALHLGRTRDLSVRDGKRIIEGLRKLPDQITEILKQEEQIRELAELYADARSMLFIGRVRGYPVAREASLKLKEVSYIHAEAYPASELKHGPLALIEPALPTVAIIPDDDLLEKNRAALEEIKAREGKILAVAHQHQEKADQTIIVPKNEDELDPILMGIPLQLLAYHTAKALGRDIDKPRNLAKSVTVE; encoded by the coding sequence ATGTGCGGAATTGTCGGTTACATCGGGAAGCGTGACGTCGCCCCCCTCCTCCTGGAGGGCCTCCAGCGGCTCGAGTACCGCGGGTACGACTCCGCGGGCATCGTGGTCACCTCCCCGAAGGCGTCCGGCCTGAAGATGGTCAAGGCCAAGGGCCGGGTGCGCGATCTGGAGGCCAAGGTCCCGGCGCGCTTCAAGGGCACCACCGGCATCGCCCACACCCGCTGGGCCACCCACGGCGCCCCCTCCGACGTGAACGCCCACCCGCACATGTCGGCCGACAACAAGGTCGCGGTCGTCCACAACGGCATCATCGACAACGCCGCCGACCTGCGCCGCAAGCTGGAGGCGGACGGCGTCGAGTTCCTCTCCGAGACCGACACCGAGGTCCTCACCCACCTCATCGCCCGCGCCACCGCCGACAAGCTGGAGGACAAGGTCCGCCAGGCCGTCCGGCTGATCGAGGGCACGTACGGCATCGCCGTGCTGCACGCCGACTTCCCGGACCGGATCGTGGTGGCCCGCAACGGCTCCCCGGTCGTGCTCGGCATCGGCGAGAAGGAGATGTTCGTCGCCTCGGACATCGCCGCGCTGGTCATGCACACCCGCCAGATAGTGACGCTGGACGACGGCGAGATGGCCACCCTCAAGGCCGACGACTTCCGCACCTACACCACCGAGGGCACGCGCACCACCGCCGAGCCCACCACGGTGGAGTGGGAGGCCGAGTCGTACGACATGGGCGGCCACGACACCTACATGCACAAGGAGATCTTCGAGCAGGCCGACGCGGTCGACCGCGTGCTGCGCGGCCGGATCGACGACCGCTTCTCCACCGTGCACCTCGGCGGGCTCAACCTGGACGCCCGTGAGGCCCGGCAGATCCGCCGGGTGAAGATCCTCGGCTGCGGCACCTCGTACCACGCGGGCCTGATCGGCGCCCAGATGATCGAGGAGCTGGCCCGCATCCCCGCGGACGCCGAGCCGGCCTCCGAGTTCCGCTACCGCAACGCGGTCGTGGACCCCGACACGCTGTACGTCGCGGTCTCCCAGTCCGGTGAGACGTACGACGTGCTCGCCGCCGTGCAGGAGCTCAAGCGCAAGGGCGCGCGGGTCTTCGGCGTCGTCAACGTGGTGGGTTCCGCGATCGCCCGGGAGGCGGACGCCGGGATCTACGTCCACGCGGGCCCCGAGGTCTGCGTCGTCTCGACCAAGTGCTTCACCAACACCACGGTGGCCTTCGCGCTGCTCGCGCTGCACCTGGGCCGCACCCGCGACCTCTCGGTGCGCGACGGCAAGCGGATCATCGAGGGCCTGCGCAAGCTCCCCGACCAGATCACCGAGATCCTCAAGCAGGAGGAGCAGATCCGGGAGCTGGCCGAGCTGTACGCCGACGCCCGCTCGATGCTCTTCATCGGCCGGGTCCGCGGCTACCCGGTCGCCCGCGAGGCGTCCCTCAAGCTCAAGGAGGTCTCGTACATCCACGCCGAGGCGTACCCGGCCTCCGAGCTGAAGCACGGACCGCTGGCCCTGATCGAGCCCGCGCTGCCGACGGTCGCGATCATCCCGGACGACGACCTGCTGGAGAAGAACCGCGCCGCGCTGGAGGAGATCAAGGCGCGCGAGGGCAAGATCCTCGCCGTGGCCCACCAGCACCAGGAGAAGGCCGACCAGACGATCATCGTCCCGAAGAACGAGGACGAGCTCGACCCGATCCTGATGGGCATCCCCCTCCAGCTCCTCGCCTACCACACGGCGAAGGCCCTGGGCCGCGACATCGACAAGCCGAGGAACCTGGCGAAGTCGGTGACGGTCGAGTAG